In one window of Chryseobacterium viscerum DNA:
- a CDS encoding sensor histidine kinase: MLKPLLTKTTKPFLIYVLIVLMISIPVYYFVVDTIWKSELDEHNQIIVEKTAYEFNQLQLSEEELNKSLELWNHIQPETNIEKISTQQIKRDSVYTYEKHLPFISEQKKERYRCLEKVIYIHGKPYLFTIQTNIEESHETIAVIAMITIFFFVVIVLGLLYLNRKLSSSIWKPFRSTLDQLKTFNLNSQNTIKFPVSDTAEFEELNQSLYRLMERNISTYKTQKEFTENASHELQTPLAIIKNKLDLLLQDQNLTEQQYRIAEDMNRALTRSSRINKNLLLLAKIENNQFDSSEIISFDHLLQQSIDILGEHVEQKNISIHEDLSNSVQVRGNSILTEILINNLIINAIRHTSPGGSISIQLTNSSFEVSNSGTEKLNEDLLFKRFSKLSTDNSGSGLGLSIIQEICRFHHWTISYSFEHNHHIFTVKL, encoded by the coding sequence ATGTTGAAGCCTTTACTTACCAAAACCACAAAACCCTTTCTTATCTATGTACTTATTGTACTTATGATAAGTATTCCCGTGTATTATTTTGTGGTAGATACGATCTGGAAAAGCGAACTGGATGAGCACAATCAGATTATTGTAGAGAAAACGGCTTATGAATTTAACCAATTACAACTTTCAGAAGAAGAGCTGAACAAAAGCCTTGAATTATGGAATCATATTCAGCCTGAAACGAATATTGAAAAGATTTCAACTCAACAAATAAAACGGGATAGCGTTTATACTTATGAAAAACACCTTCCTTTTATTTCAGAACAAAAAAAGGAACGCTACAGATGTCTTGAAAAAGTAATTTATATTCACGGCAAACCTTATCTGTTTACCATACAGACGAATATTGAGGAATCTCATGAAACGATAGCCGTAATTGCGATGATCACCATATTCTTCTTTGTGGTGATTGTTCTCGGGCTTTTATATCTTAACAGAAAACTTTCTTCATCTATCTGGAAACCGTTCAGGAGTACATTGGATCAACTGAAAACCTTCAATCTTAACAGTCAGAATACAATAAAATTCCCGGTTTCTGATACTGCTGAATTTGAAGAACTTAATCAGTCTCTTTATAGATTGATGGAACGTAATATTTCTACCTATAAAACTCAGAAAGAGTTTACTGAAAATGCTTCTCACGAATTACAGACTCCGCTCGCTATTATTAAAAATAAGCTGGATCTTTTGCTGCAGGATCAGAATCTTACTGAACAGCAATACAGAATCGCTGAAGATATGAACAGGGCCCTTACAAGAAGCTCGCGCATCAATAAAAACCTTTTGCTGCTTGCTAAAATTGAAAATAACCAGTTTGACAGTTCAGAAATTATTTCGTTTGACCATTTGCTTCAACAAAGTATTGATATTCTCGGGGAACATGTTGAACAAAAAAATATTTCTATTCATGAAGATCTCTCAAACAGTGTACAGGTGAGGGGAAACAGTATTCTGACAGAAATACTGATCAACAATCTCATTATCAATGCCATCCGTCATACTTCTCCAGGAGGTTCTATCTCTATACAACTGACAAATTCTTCTTTTGAGGTTTCCAATTCGGGTACTGAAAAGCTGAATGAGGATTTGCTTTTCAAAAGATTTTCAAAACTGTCAACAGATAACAGCGGAAGCGGCTTAGGCCTTTCTATTATTCAGGAAATCTGCAGGTTTCATCACTGGACTATCAGCTATAGCTTTGAACACAATCATCATATCTTCACTGTTAAATTATAG
- a CDS encoding response regulator transcription factor, producing MKILIIEDEAALAQSISEYLSGENYLCEAASTFGEAMSKIEAFEYDCILLDIMLPDGNGLTILEELKQQQKQDGVIIISAKNALDDKIEGLKLGADDYLTKPFHLSELMARVYSIIRRKQFSSSNVVKQNELQIDLLAKTVAVNDEVISLTKKEFDLLIYFIGNKNKVISKSTLAEHLSGDFADMLDNHDFVYAHVKNLKKKLYDAGCGHYLKTVYGTGYKWES from the coding sequence ATGAAAATTCTCATCATTGAAGACGAAGCCGCTCTTGCTCAAAGTATTTCCGAATATCTGTCCGGAGAAAATTATCTCTGTGAAGCTGCCAGTACATTCGGCGAAGCTATGAGTAAAATAGAAGCATTTGAGTATGACTGTATTTTACTGGACATTATGCTGCCGGATGGAAATGGCCTTACAATTTTGGAAGAATTAAAACAACAACAGAAACAAGACGGCGTAATTATTATTTCCGCTAAAAATGCTCTTGATGATAAGATTGAAGGACTGAAACTGGGTGCCGATGATTATCTCACTAAACCCTTTCATCTTTCTGAATTGATGGCAAGAGTATATTCTATTATCCGGAGGAAGCAATTCAGCAGTTCCAATGTGGTGAAGCAAAATGAACTTCAGATTGATTTATTAGCCAAAACAGTAGCGGTAAATGATGAAGTAATTTCACTGACAAAGAAAGAATTTGATCTTTTAATTTATTTTATCGGCAACAAAAATAAAGTCATCTCCAAAAGTACCCTGGCGGAACATCTTTCCGGAGACTTCGCAGATATGCTTGATAATCATGATTTTGTATATGCTCATGTGAAAAACCTTAAGAAAAAACTGTATGACGCCGGATGCGGGCATTATCTTAAAACAGTGTATGGAACGGGGTATAAATGGGAAAGCTAG
- a CDS encoding chloride channel protein, producing MKIHNKKKYLSFLKFKRDFQKYGLEKARSYELILHWLNNRLSRNQFLVLSGILVGCTAGLAGVILKTLVHNIHYFITNKVHFEYQILFYIVFPFLGIVLTTMIVLTIFKGQDRKGIGAILYEIAQNSSIVASVKMYSQVIQSAVTVGLGGSAGLESPIAVTGAAIGSNYAQTYRLSYKERTLLLAAGATAGIASAFNAPIAGIMFAFEILLTGVVFTDFIPLVVAAVCGSLLSRILLQEDVLFRFYTRDPFNYKNVPYYLILGLVTGLYARYFVIISQKVEHFIKGLQLSRMRKAMFGGAVLSLLCVLFPPLFGEGYETVKAFTNGNTYSIIENSFFRYFEIGDWTIIIFLVLVLLLKAFATSFTIFSGGNGGNFAPSLFAGGTLGYLFALVCQHIGFTDVPVTNLVLVGMAGAMSGVLYAPLTAIFLIAESSFGYDLFIPLMIASIISYLIAKWFSPISPELKSLADEGKIFTNKHDKNLLFALRTEDFIDKYSQTINENASVTELFEMVKNGDKNIFAVVDESRKLKGVLTLDDIRPYLFNKEMDASQLVVQIMKTPPAILHRENKPLDILQTFDDTGVWNLPVVSENNDFVGFISKSSILMSYRQLLKEYSD from the coding sequence GTGAAAATTCACAACAAAAAAAAATACCTTAGCTTCCTTAAATTTAAAAGAGATTTCCAGAAATACGGATTGGAAAAAGCACGCAGTTATGAGCTTATTCTGCATTGGCTGAACAACAGGCTGAGCAGAAATCAGTTTCTTGTTCTTTCCGGAATTCTGGTAGGCTGTACAGCGGGTCTTGCAGGAGTTATTCTGAAAACTCTGGTACACAATATTCATTATTTCATTACCAATAAAGTTCATTTTGAATATCAGATATTATTTTATATCGTTTTTCCTTTTTTAGGAATTGTTCTCACTACGATGATCGTTCTGACAATATTTAAAGGTCAGGATCGTAAAGGTATCGGAGCTATTTTATACGAAATTGCACAGAATTCCAGTATTGTAGCCTCGGTTAAGATGTATTCCCAGGTGATACAAAGTGCTGTTACCGTTGGATTGGGAGGCTCAGCAGGATTGGAAAGTCCTATTGCCGTTACCGGAGCTGCCATTGGTTCCAACTATGCACAGACCTACAGATTAAGTTACAAAGAACGAACTTTATTGCTGGCTGCCGGTGCTACAGCGGGGATTGCATCTGCTTTCAATGCTCCAATTGCCGGGATTATGTTTGCATTTGAAATTCTGTTGACCGGGGTTGTTTTTACAGATTTTATTCCTTTGGTGGTGGCTGCTGTCTGTGGAAGTCTATTGTCTAGGATTTTACTTCAGGAAGATGTTCTTTTCAGGTTTTATACAAGAGATCCGTTCAATTATAAAAATGTTCCTTATTACCTTATTTTAGGGCTTGTAACCGGTTTGTATGCCCGTTATTTTGTAATTATTTCCCAAAAAGTAGAACATTTTATAAAAGGACTTCAGCTTTCCAGAATGCGTAAAGCAATGTTTGGAGGAGCTGTACTTTCTCTGCTATGTGTTCTTTTTCCTCCGCTGTTCGGGGAAGGTTATGAGACTGTAAAGGCCTTTACCAACGGGAACACTTATTCTATTATTGAAAACAGTTTTTTCAGATATTTTGAGATCGGAGACTGGACAATTATTATATTTTTAGTTCTTGTATTGCTTTTAAAGGCATTTGCAACTTCATTTACGATCTTTAGCGGCGGAAACGGAGGTAATTTTGCCCCTTCTCTTTTTGCCGGTGGAACTTTGGGATATTTATTTGCACTGGTTTGCCAGCATATTGGTTTTACAGATGTTCCTGTGACTAATCTTGTACTGGTTGGAATGGCCGGAGCAATGAGCGGTGTTTTGTATGCCCCGCTTACAGCTATATTTCTGATTGCAGAATCAAGTTTCGGATATGACCTGTTTATCCCTCTGATGATTGCTTCCATCATTTCTTATCTTATTGCCAAATGGTTCTCTCCGATTTCTCCGGAATTAAAATCACTAGCCGATGAAGGAAAAATATTCACAAATAAACATGATAAAAACCTTCTTTTCGCTTTAAGAACTGAAGATTTTATTGATAAATATTCACAGACGATTAATGAAAATGCTTCTGTTACAGAATTGTTTGAAATGGTGAAGAATGGAGACAAAAATATTTTTGCCGTTGTGGATGAAAGCAGAAAATTGAAAGGAGTTCTTACTCTGGATGATATAAGACCTTATCTTTTTAACAAAGAAATGGATGCTTCCCAGCTCGTTGTTCAGATTATGAAAACTCCACCGGCTATACTTCACCGTGAAAATAAACCTTTGGATATTCTTCAGACTTTTGATGATACAGGTGTATGGAACCTTCCGGTAGTGAGCGAAAATAATGATTTTGTAGGCTTTATTTCAAAATCCTCAATATTGATGAGCTACAGACAGCTGTTGAAAGAATATTCTGATTAA
- a CDS encoding CusA/CzcA family heavy metal efflux RND transporter, whose translation MLNKIIEFSVKNKLIIALFTVALILFGIYETTKLPIDAQPDITNNQVQIITTAPSYGAADIERLVTFPIEQATSNISGITELRSFSRFGLSLVTVVFDDKTDVYWARQQVQERLQLVQDNIPAGIGKPELGPISTGLGEIFQYVVRAKKGYENVYDETELRTIQDWVVRRQLLGTKGVADVSSFGGKLKQYEIVINPNKLQAFNININDVFGALEKNNQNTGGAYIEKKETVLFIRSEGLLGSIEDIGSIQVAETKEGIPVHIKDVASVKIGYATRYGAMTYNDTGEVSGAIVLMLKGENTNVVIGNIKQRLEKIQESLPEGVVIEPFLDRAKMVNNTISTVKTNLMEGALIVVFILVLFLGNFRAGLLVASVIPLAMLFAIIMMNIFGVGGNLMSLGALDFGLIVDGAVIIVEAVLHQLAHKKHFGKDNMLSKKEMDDQVSGSATKMVNSAVFGQIIILIVYLPIFTLQGIEGKMFKPMAQTVAFALIGAFILSLTYIPMMSSLVLSRKKKEKENISDRVMGKVETGHQKFLIKALKYRKTIILGVLVLFIGAVVTLSRMGGEFIPSLEEGDFAVEMRILQGSNINETKKATTQAGHILLTQFPEVEKVVMKIGSAEIPTEPMPMDSGDMIIVLKPKKEWTSAKTFSELSDKMSKALSVIPGLTTSFQFPVQMRFNELMTGARQDVVCKIYGEDLDSLATYAKKIGSIINTVKGAQDLYIEPVVGAPQVVIDYNRSELSRYNISVADINRVINMAFAGQTAGALYEGEKKFDIVVRMDNEHKKDITSIQNLLVPTTSGEQIPLSQLAKVELKNSPNQIQREDTKRRIIVGFNVRGRDVQSIVEELQQKAGKSLKLSPGYTVSYGGAFENLNEAKARLGIAVPISLVMIFLLLFFAFGSVKHSLLIYTAIPLSAIGGVYFLALRGMPFSISAGVGFIALFGVAVLNGIVLISEFNRLKKNGIANTNRIVLIGTKIRLRPVLMTAFVASLGFLPMAISNGAGAEVQRPLATVVIGGLMLATLLTLFVLPILYVLFENINKDKMKFSKKNNYKKLSVFLLLISFGSFQAQENITYDQALEKAYQQNGTLKNSKLISDYQEKLKASYLDIPQLEVTGGFGQIQGEETDNSFGISQRFSFPTVYSKRKQMLDAEWSASIINQNLTKTQLTKEVTDVFYRILVLQEKKKVLEYISQMYNNFADKAGLRLKKGEANILEESTAEIQKEQVKVQLNTLENDMNVAKLQLQVLLQSETSYQPVADKPTMNIGLQVSEEMVKQHPELQYLQQQIKVGEAEVQLEKSKLLPDLLVGYTNQSMKNINNNRFNSVQVGVGIPLFTKGQRAMAKAAQAKIAISENQYQRKEIELKNRLRQQLNNYMNQQRIIENYEQKQLPKSETILKTAQKQMEVGEIDYLDWVILVNQAVKTKADYIDQLEKLNQISAELQFLISK comes from the coding sequence ATGTTAAATAAAATTATTGAGTTTTCTGTAAAGAATAAGCTCATCATTGCTCTGTTTACAGTGGCACTTATCCTTTTTGGGATCTATGAAACTACCAAGCTGCCCATCGATGCCCAACCGGATATCACAAATAATCAGGTTCAGATCATTACGACTGCTCCTTCTTACGGGGCAGCAGACATAGAACGTCTTGTTACATTTCCTATCGAACAGGCTACCAGTAACATCAGCGGAATTACGGAACTTAGAAGTTTCTCACGTTTCGGACTGTCATTAGTCACTGTGGTTTTTGATGATAAAACAGATGTCTACTGGGCACGTCAACAGGTTCAGGAGCGTTTACAGCTTGTTCAGGACAACATCCCGGCAGGAATCGGCAAACCGGAACTGGGACCTATTTCTACCGGATTGGGGGAGATTTTCCAATATGTGGTAAGAGCCAAAAAAGGGTATGAAAATGTCTATGATGAAACTGAACTCAGAACCATTCAGGACTGGGTTGTCAGAAGACAGCTTCTGGGAACTAAGGGAGTAGCTGATGTCAGCAGTTTCGGAGGGAAACTGAAGCAATATGAAATTGTCATTAACCCCAACAAGCTTCAGGCGTTCAATATCAATATCAATGATGTTTTTGGGGCGTTGGAAAAGAATAACCAGAATACCGGAGGTGCTTATATCGAGAAGAAAGAAACTGTTCTTTTTATTCGCAGCGAAGGGCTTCTGGGAAGTATTGAAGATATCGGAAGTATTCAGGTTGCAGAAACCAAAGAAGGTATTCCGGTACATATAAAAGACGTTGCTTCTGTGAAGATAGGGTATGCAACAAGGTATGGCGCCATGACCTATAATGATACGGGAGAAGTATCCGGAGCTATTGTTCTGATGCTGAAAGGGGAGAATACCAACGTAGTGATTGGAAATATCAAACAAAGACTGGAAAAAATCCAGGAATCATTACCTGAAGGTGTTGTTATTGAACCTTTTCTTGACCGTGCTAAAATGGTAAACAACACCATCAGTACAGTAAAAACAAACCTGATGGAAGGAGCTTTGATTGTTGTTTTCATTCTGGTTTTGTTTTTAGGAAACTTCAGAGCGGGATTACTGGTAGCATCTGTAATTCCTTTAGCGATGCTTTTCGCGATCATTATGATGAATATTTTCGGTGTAGGAGGGAATCTGATGAGCCTTGGAGCCCTTGATTTCGGGCTTATCGTAGATGGAGCTGTCATCATTGTAGAAGCGGTACTGCATCAGCTGGCCCACAAAAAGCATTTTGGAAAAGATAATATGCTCAGCAAAAAAGAAATGGATGACCAGGTTTCCGGTTCTGCTACCAAAATGGTTAACAGTGCGGTTTTCGGTCAGATCATTATCTTAATTGTATATCTTCCGATTTTTACACTTCAGGGAATTGAAGGTAAAATGTTTAAGCCAATGGCTCAGACGGTAGCTTTTGCCCTGATTGGTGCATTTATTCTTTCCCTTACTTATATTCCTATGATGAGCTCTCTGGTACTGAGCAGAAAGAAAAAAGAAAAAGAAAATATTTCAGACCGGGTAATGGGCAAAGTGGAAACAGGCCACCAGAAATTCCTGATAAAGGCCCTTAAATATAGAAAAACCATTATTCTGGGCGTCTTGGTGCTGTTTATTGGTGCTGTTGTTACCCTTTCCAGAATGGGTGGTGAATTCATCCCGTCTCTTGAAGAAGGTGACTTTGCGGTTGAAATGAGAATCCTTCAGGGAAGTAATATTAACGAAACAAAGAAAGCCACCACACAGGCCGGACATATCCTTTTAACCCAGTTTCCAGAAGTAGAAAAGGTGGTCATGAAAATTGGTAGTGCAGAAATTCCTACAGAACCTATGCCAATGGATTCCGGAGATATGATTATTGTTTTAAAACCTAAAAAGGAATGGACTTCTGCCAAAACATTTTCTGAACTTTCTGATAAAATGAGTAAGGCATTAAGCGTTATTCCGGGATTGACAACCAGTTTCCAGTTTCCTGTACAAATGCGTTTCAATGAGCTGATGACCGGAGCCAGACAGGATGTGGTATGCAAAATCTATGGTGAAGATCTGGACAGTCTTGCCACCTATGCAAAAAAGATAGGAAGCATCATCAATACAGTAAAAGGAGCTCAGGATCTTTATATTGAACCTGTAGTAGGTGCTCCGCAGGTTGTGATAGATTATAACCGTTCTGAACTTTCCCGATATAATATTTCGGTAGCAGATATCAACAGAGTGATCAATATGGCTTTTGCCGGCCAGACAGCAGGTGCTTTATATGAAGGTGAAAAGAAGTTTGATATCGTTGTCCGAATGGATAATGAACATAAAAAAGATATTACCAGCATCCAAAACCTTCTGGTTCCTACGACTTCAGGAGAGCAGATTCCTTTATCGCAATTGGCTAAAGTGGAACTTAAAAACAGTCCAAATCAGATTCAGAGGGAGGATACCAAAAGAAGGATTATCGTAGGCTTTAACGTAAGAGGAAGAGATGTTCAGAGTATTGTGGAAGAGCTTCAGCAAAAGGCTGGTAAAAGCCTGAAATTATCACCTGGATATACCGTTTCCTATGGAGGAGCTTTTGAAAACCTGAATGAAGCCAAGGCAAGATTAGGTATAGCTGTTCCTATTTCGCTAGTAATGATTTTCCTGTTATTGTTCTTTGCTTTTGGCTCCGTAAAACATAGTTTGCTGATCTATACAGCCATTCCATTGTCTGCCATAGGAGGTGTTTATTTTCTGGCGTTGAGAGGAATGCCATTCAGTATTAGTGCAGGAGTAGGATTTATCGCTTTATTCGGAGTTGCGGTACTTAATGGAATTGTTTTGATATCAGAATTTAACCGATTGAAAAAGAACGGAATAGCTAATACCAACAGAATTGTACTGATAGGAACAAAAATCAGACTTCGTCCGGTTTTAATGACTGCTTTTGTGGCTTCTTTAGGATTTCTTCCAATGGCCATCAGCAACGGTGCCGGAGCAGAAGTGCAAAGACCTTTGGCAACTGTGGTAATTGGAGGTTTGATGCTCGCCACACTTTTAACCCTTTTTGTACTTCCTATTCTCTATGTTTTGTTTGAAAATATTAATAAAGATAAAATGAAATTCTCTAAAAAAAACAATTATAAAAAACTGTCAGTTTTCTTATTGCTGATCTCTTTCGGAAGTTTTCAGGCTCAGGAAAACATTACTTACGACCAGGCTTTGGAAAAGGCTTATCAACAGAATGGCACCCTTAAAAACTCAAAATTAATATCAGACTATCAGGAAAAACTCAAAGCCAGTTATCTGGATATTCCTCAGCTGGAAGTTACAGGAGGATTTGGGCAGATTCAGGGAGAAGAAACCGACAATTCATTCGGAATCTCTCAAAGATTTAGCTTTCCTACAGTATATTCAAAGAGAAAACAAATGCTGGATGCGGAATGGTCTGCCAGTATCATCAATCAGAATCTGACCAAAACACAGCTTACCAAAGAAGTTACAGACGTTTTCTACAGAATATTAGTCCTTCAGGAGAAGAAAAAAGTATTGGAATATATCAGCCAGATGTACAATAATTTTGCTGACAAGGCCGGATTAAGATTAAAGAAAGGAGAAGCCAATATTCTGGAGGAATCAACCGCTGAAATCCAGAAAGAACAGGTAAAAGTACAGTTGAACACTCTTGAAAATGATATGAACGTGGCAAAACTTCAGCTTCAGGTATTACTTCAGTCCGAAACTTCTTACCAACCTGTTGCGGATAAACCAACGATGAATATTGGGCTTCAGGTTTCCGAGGAGATGGTAAAACAACATCCTGAGCTTCAGTATCTGCAGCAACAGATCAAAGTAGGAGAGGCAGAAGTACAACTGGAGAAAAGCAAACTTCTTCCGGACCTTCTTGTTGGATATACCAATCAAAGTATGAAAAACATCAACAATAACCGTTTCAATTCAGTTCAGGTGGGTGTGGGAATTCCATTGTTTACAAAGGGACAAAGGGCAATGGCAAAAGCTGCACAGGCAAAAATTGCAATCTCCGAAAATCAGTATCAGAGAAAAGAAATTGAACTTAAAAACAGATTGAGACAACAGCTGAATAATTATATGAACCAACAGAGAATCATTGAAAATTATGAACAAAAACAACTTCCAAAATCCGAAACCATTTTAAAAACCGCACAGAAACAGATGGAAGTAGGAGAGATTGATTATCTGGATTGGGTAATATTGGTGAACCAGGCCGTAAAAACCAAAGCAGATTACATAGATCAACTGGAAAAACTGAATCAGATCAGTGCTGAACTTCAATTCTTAATTTCAAAATAG
- a CDS encoding efflux RND transporter periplasmic adaptor subunit encodes MHFRNISIYSLALILTLSSCSGKKEEEKTVYENTKFTKNNENSVHLTEKQIQSVGLTTTTIQNRNMEKLIRLNGKAEIAPSHISSVSSIMGGHIKSINVINGSHFNKGQILAVVEDPQFIQLQQDYLVTKAQLEAARLNFNRQKDLNTSKASSDKTMQTAQADYSTLNATLKGLEEKLRIIGINAKGLSTGNIRSKINIYAPFTGFVSKILVNNGQYINPADTLFELINPTGLLLELKVFENDVNDVKVGQEILVYNNQNPDVKSNAKIVSVVPSIENGGSATAVAKLSSVNSEFVKGMYVNAEVNISSRYTMGLPNEAVVSFENKNYVFEDLGKSNYKMIPVVTGISDDQFTEVLKADFLKDRKIVQKGAYSLLMMLKNKAE; translated from the coding sequence ATGCATTTCAGGAATATATCAATATACAGCCTTGCTTTAATCCTTACTTTATCCTCATGCTCAGGAAAAAAAGAGGAAGAAAAAACGGTTTACGAAAATACAAAATTTACCAAAAACAATGAAAATTCGGTTCATCTTACGGAGAAGCAGATTCAGTCTGTAGGATTGACAACAACCACTATTCAGAACAGGAATATGGAAAAACTGATACGGTTGAACGGAAAAGCAGAAATTGCACCGTCCCACATCAGTTCGGTTTCCAGTATTATGGGCGGGCACATTAAGTCTATTAACGTAATTAATGGAAGCCATTTCAATAAAGGGCAGATTTTGGCAGTTGTTGAAGATCCACAGTTCATACAGCTTCAGCAGGATTATCTGGTGACAAAAGCACAGCTTGAAGCTGCAAGGCTGAACTTTAACCGTCAGAAAGACCTTAATACAAGCAAAGCCAGCAGTGATAAGACCATGCAGACCGCCCAGGCAGATTATTCTACCCTGAATGCTACTTTAAAAGGACTTGAAGAAAAATTGAGAATCATCGGAATCAATGCCAAAGGTTTGAGTACCGGAAATATCAGAAGTAAAATCAATATTTATGCTCCGTTTACAGGTTTTGTGAGCAAAATTCTTGTGAACAACGGACAATACATCAATCCGGCAGATACATTATTTGAGCTGATCAATCCGACAGGATTACTTTTAGAATTAAAAGTTTTTGAAAACGATGTGAATGATGTAAAAGTGGGTCAGGAAATTTTGGTCTACAACAATCAGAATCCGGATGTGAAATCAAATGCTAAAATTGTCAGCGTAGTTCCTAGTATTGAAAACGGAGGTTCTGCAACTGCGGTTGCCAAATTATCTTCTGTAAATTCTGAATTTGTAAAAGGAATGTACGTGAATGCCGAAGTAAATATCAGCAGCCGTTATACAATGGGACTTCCTAACGAAGCAGTAGTATCTTTTGAAAACAAAAATTATGTTTTTGAAGATCTCGGAAAGTCAAATTACAAAATGATTCCAGTCGTAACAGGAATTTCTGATGATCAGTTTACAGAGGTATTAAAAGCAGATTTTTTAAAGGACAGGAAAATAGTACAGAAAGGAGCTTACAGCCTTCTGATGATGCTTAAAAACAAAGCAGAATAG
- a CDS encoding four helix bundle protein — translation MSEKKNVLKDKSFSFAIRIINLYKYLSTHKNEYVLSKQLLRSGTAVGALIRESQNAESKADFIHKLAIAQKECDESIYWIELLFHTDYLSSTEFESISKEATEILKIIRSIIITSKNK, via the coding sequence ATGAGTGAAAAGAAAAATGTACTGAAAGATAAGAGTTTTAGTTTTGCAATAAGGATTATTAATCTTTATAAATACCTTTCAACTCATAAGAATGAATATGTTCTTAGTAAACAGCTATTAAGAAGCGGAACAGCGGTAGGAGCTTTAATAAGAGAGTCACAGAATGCAGAAAGTAAAGCAGATTTTATTCATAAACTCGCTATTGCTCAAAAAGAATGTGATGAATCTATTTATTGGATTGAGCTTTTATTTCATACAGATTATTTATCATCTACTGAATTTGAAAGCATAAGTAAAGAAGCCACAGAAATATTAAAAATCATCCGAAGTATCATCATTACATCAAAAAACAAATAG
- a CDS encoding aldo/keto reductase — protein MEKRKIKNTDLTIAPINFGGNVFGWTLDEKQSFDILDRFAGAGFNFVDTADTYSWWVNGKGGQSEEIIGKWMKSRSNRNDIVLATKVGSETKEHGYDVSRKHILQSVDESLQRLQTDHIDLYYTHFDDNVTPVEETLSAYDEIIKAGKVRYIAASNLSPERLKASFEAAEKNNLPKYVALQPHYNLMEREGFEQNYAPLAEQFDLSVFPYWSLAAGFLTGKYRDEADLAKSARGEGVRKYLNPKGLEVLKALDQVSAKHNTTQGTVSLAWLLSNPLITAPIVSATSASQLETVFNAPKLILDQEDIDLLNNASN, from the coding sequence ATGGAAAAAAGAAAAATCAAAAACACCGATTTAACGATTGCTCCAATCAATTTCGGAGGAAATGTTTTTGGATGGACGCTGGATGAAAAACAGTCTTTTGATATACTGGACCGCTTTGCAGGAGCAGGATTTAATTTTGTAGACACTGCAGATACCTATTCATGGTGGGTAAACGGAAAAGGAGGACAATCTGAAGAGATCATCGGAAAGTGGATGAAAAGCCGTTCCAACCGTAATGATATCGTTTTGGCAACAAAAGTAGGTTCTGAAACGAAGGAGCATGGCTATGATGTCAGCAGAAAGCACATCTTACAATCAGTAGATGAATCGCTGCAAAGGCTTCAGACGGACCATATTGATCTTTATTATACTCATTTTGATGATAATGTCACTCCGGTAGAAGAAACACTTTCTGCTTATGATGAGATTATTAAAGCTGGAAAAGTACGCTATATTGCGGCTTCCAATTTATCACCGGAACGTTTGAAAGCATCATTTGAAGCTGCAGAAAAGAATAATCTTCCTAAATATGTTGCTTTACAGCCTCATTACAACTTAATGGAGAGAGAAGGCTTTGAACAAAATTATGCCCCTCTGGCAGAGCAGTTTGATTTAAGTGTATTTCCATATTGGTCTCTGGCAGCAGGATTCTTAACGGGTAAATATCGTGATGAAGCAGATCTTGCAAAAAGTGCGAGAGGTGAAGGAGTAAGGAAATATTTAAACCCAAAAGGACTTGAAGTCCTAAAAGCATTAGATCAGGTAAGTGCAAAACATAATACCACTCAGGGAACGGTTTCTCTGGCATGGTTGTTATCTAATCCTTTGATCACAGCACCTATTGTAAGTGCAACGAGTGCCTCTCAGCTTGAAACAGTATTTAATGCTCCGAAACTTATTTTGGATCAGGAAGATATTGATCTGCTGAATAACGCAAGCAACTAA